A part of Larkinella insperata genomic DNA contains:
- a CDS encoding LytR/AlgR family response regulator transcription factor — protein sequence MNPLIVKSVITDDELPVRRTLRSMLSSLPEVTVVGEAGNVTEGLDLIAEQKPDLIFLDIKMPIRSGFELLDELTRQQQFYGVIFVSGYPDDALTAVQKAAPHLHSDFVVKPIDPLILKDKFRLFYTKWRADKEHEIELTLQLEKAFSQNPELAALSGPRFLTFQNSVALHRIEVADIMYCESANKQINVYCSKQEHLNVPNLTLDSLEKLLPADHFVRIGKSHILNKGAISYLEKGARPKCRLVLGNRVRELLIYASNVWKVEESYS from the coding sequence ATGAATCCACTAATTGTTAAATCCGTCATTACCGACGACGAACTTCCGGTTCGGCGGACGTTACGCAGCATGCTGAGTTCGTTGCCGGAAGTAACGGTAGTAGGCGAAGCCGGCAACGTAACCGAAGGGCTGGACCTGATTGCGGAGCAAAAGCCGGACCTGATCTTTCTGGACATCAAAATGCCCATCCGGAGCGGGTTTGAACTGTTGGACGAGCTGACGCGGCAACAGCAGTTTTACGGCGTTATTTTCGTGTCAGGTTACCCAGACGATGCCCTGACCGCCGTGCAGAAAGCCGCCCCGCACCTGCACTCCGATTTTGTGGTCAAACCCATCGATCCGCTGATTCTGAAAGACAAGTTTCGGCTGTTTTACACCAAATGGCGGGCCGATAAAGAGCACGAAATAGAACTGACGCTCCAGTTGGAGAAGGCCTTCAGCCAGAATCCGGAGTTGGCGGCTCTGTCGGGGCCGCGATTTCTGACGTTTCAGAATTCCGTGGCGCTTCACCGCATCGAAGTAGCCGACATTATGTACTGCGAATCGGCCAACAAACAAATCAACGTGTACTGCTCCAAACAGGAACATCTGAACGTGCCGAACCTAACGCTGGATTCGCTCGAAAAGCTGCTGCCTGCCGATCACTTCGTCCGGATCGGTAAAAGCCACATTCTGAACAAAGGCGCCATCAGCTACCTCGAAAAAGGCGCCCGGCCCAAGTGCCGGCTCGTGCTGGGCAACCGCGTCCGCGAGTTGCTCATCTACGCCAGCAACGTCTGGAAGGTCGAGGAGAGTTATTCATAG
- a CDS encoding RagB/SusD family nutrient uptake outer membrane protein — MKTPIRLFVAIILLSIGTGCQEFLERDNPTATTDEKWWNLETDLRNALERVYEGVPTGVIIYNNFYSNARVHLSGASDESVFRANYTDFEVFTLGTATSSSGIPLAHYQNRYNSIRNACRFLENYQKAYVQDPTLKERYAAEARALRAWYHFELFTLFGPIAIVDHALTPAEQYVGRNTQDEVVAFIISELNKAAEVLPERYPDSDMYRINKGVCYAIQTNLYMFIGDYKNAAVTAKKVIDLNVYELYQSADPAINSYAALFTYTGLVNRERVFFFRSGQRQAFLRLAPKSFGGANATTSPTLAIVNTYETKQGKTLQELGPDSLAIYTKNPNHNNNRDPRFTASILTPGETFLNRKMDPFTTTSIDLIGQTQSTQTGFWIKKWLDGRDVSNQENGSLDFFVIRYAEILLNYVEALVETGDWQNPDVLRYLNQIRKRAGMPNVDTKVYNSQAKMREFIRRERQVELAFEGQRFYDIRRWKIGEQVLNGTVYGAVDPATGKPVVVEQRKFNPQRDYLWPIPLAEINANPKMTQNPNW; from the coding sequence ATGAAAACTCCTATTCGCCTTTTTGTCGCTATCATTCTGCTGTCTATAGGAACGGGTTGCCAGGAATTTCTGGAACGTGACAATCCAACCGCTACCACCGACGAGAAGTGGTGGAACCTGGAAACCGATCTAAGAAACGCCCTGGAAAGAGTGTACGAGGGCGTTCCTACGGGCGTTATCATCTACAATAATTTCTACTCCAACGCCCGGGTTCACCTCTCCGGCGCATCCGACGAATCGGTTTTTCGCGCCAATTACACCGACTTTGAAGTGTTTACGCTGGGAACGGCAACCAGTTCTTCGGGCATTCCGCTGGCGCATTACCAAAACCGGTATAACTCCATCCGGAATGCCTGCCGTTTTCTGGAAAATTACCAAAAGGCGTACGTGCAGGACCCCACCCTGAAAGAGCGGTATGCCGCCGAAGCCCGGGCCTTGCGTGCCTGGTATCACTTTGAATTGTTTACCCTGTTTGGCCCTATTGCCATCGTTGATCATGCTTTAACCCCCGCCGAACAGTATGTGGGAAGAAATACGCAGGATGAGGTAGTGGCGTTTATCATCTCCGAGTTGAACAAGGCGGCTGAAGTCTTACCCGAGCGGTATCCGGATAGCGATATGTATCGGATAAACAAGGGAGTGTGCTATGCCATCCAAACAAATTTGTACATGTTTATCGGTGATTACAAAAATGCCGCCGTTACCGCTAAAAAAGTCATTGACCTCAATGTGTATGAACTTTACCAAAGCGCCGACCCGGCCATAAACAGCTATGCCGCCCTGTTTACCTACACCGGTTTGGTGAATCGAGAGCGGGTATTCTTCTTCCGCAGCGGCCAAAGACAGGCGTTTCTGCGTTTAGCGCCCAAGAGCTTCGGCGGAGCCAACGCCACCACGAGTCCGACTTTAGCCATCGTTAATACCTACGAGACCAAACAGGGAAAAACATTGCAGGAACTCGGGCCGGATAGTCTGGCGATTTATACGAAGAATCCGAATCATAACAACAACCGCGACCCTCGCTTTACGGCTTCCATTCTGACACCGGGGGAAACGTTTCTCAACCGAAAAATGGATCCGTTCACCACGACCAGCATCGATTTGATTGGTCAGACCCAATCGACTCAAACCGGATTTTGGATTAAAAAGTGGCTGGATGGGCGTGATGTCAGCAATCAGGAAAACGGCTCGCTCGATTTTTTTGTAATCCGTTATGCAGAAATTTTGCTGAACTACGTTGAAGCCCTCGTAGAAACCGGAGACTGGCAAAACCCGGATGTGCTTCGTTACCTGAACCAGATCCGTAAAAGGGCCGGGATGCCTAATGTTGACACGAAAGTATACAACTCACAGGCTAAAATGCGCGAATTCATCCGGCGCGAACGGCAGGTTGAACTCGCTTTTGAAGGACAACGGTTTTACGACATCCGCCGTTGGAAAATCGGGGAGCAAGTGCTAAACGGCACGGTATACGGAGCCGTTGATCCCGCGACCGGCAAACCGGTAGTCGTTGAACAGCGGAAGTTTAACCCGCAACGGGATTACCTGTGGCCTATTCCGCTGGCTGAAATTAACGCCAATCCAAAAATGACCCAGAATCCAAACTGGTAA